The proteins below are encoded in one region of Chroicocephalus ridibundus chromosome 9, bChrRid1.1, whole genome shotgun sequence:
- the SHF gene encoding SH2 domain-containing adapter protein F isoform X2 — MLLSGAAAGSERGGGGGGAGAGAGAGGAPQCVGSMARWLREHLGFRSAKPAPPAPPKPDYRAGPPPQPPPPPGGAAEPLAAAQPDIVAAYRLQKERDFEDPYSGAPPPAAPDGPRYVSPKHRLIKVEAVEKVPASPPPPPPPPLAPAAPSSPPAGPEPPDEPPQELAVLEDYADPFDAAQVAGSQAGLEKVTENDGYMEPYEAQKMMAEIRQKGLREAPARPLHLYDTPYEPVLGGLDVDGDRLACPRPRESRLPEDDERPPEEYDQPWEWKKERISKAFAGPSEGLGYGRTSPCREEKARAALRHGSSSLKSTKTLMAEPGPFLGERIDPALPLESQCWYHGAISRTDAETLLRLCKEASYLVRNSETSKNDFSLSLKSSQGFMHMKLSRTQENKYVLGQHSPPFDSVPEIIHHYASRKLPIKGAEHMSLLYPVAIRTL, encoded by the exons ATGCTGCTGAGCGGAGCGGCGGCCGGCtcggagcgcggcggcggcggcggcggtgcgggggccggggccggggccggcggggccccgCAGTGCGTGGGCAGCATGGCCCGCTGGCTCCGCGAGCACCTGGGCTTCCGCAGCGCCAagcccgctccccccgcaccgCCCAAGCCCGACTACcgcgccgggccgccgccgcagccgcccccgccgcccgggggcGCCGCCGAGCCGCTGGCCGCCGCCCAGCCCGACATCGTGGCGGCCTACCGGCTGCAGAAGGAGCGCGACTTCGAGGACCCCTAcagcggggcgccgccgcccgccgcccccgacGGGCCCCGCTACGTCTCGCCCAAGCACCGGCTCATCAAGGTGGAGGCGGTGGAGAAGGTGCCCGCCagtcccccgccgccgccgccgccgccgctggcaCCCGCCGCCCCCAGCTCGCCCCCGGCCGGCCCCGAGCCGCCCGACGAGCCGCCGCAGGAG ctGGCTGTCCTGGAGGACTATGCAGATCCCTTTGATGCAGCGCAGGTGGCTGGtagccaggcagggctggagaaggTGACAGAGAACGACGGATACATGGAACCGTATGAAGCCCAGAAGATGATGGCTG AGATCCGCCAGAAGGGCTTACGGGAGGCTCCCGCCCGGCCGCTGCACCTCTACGACACTCCCTACGAGCccgtgctgggagggctggacgTGGATGGCGACCGCCTGGCGTGCCCCAGGCCCAGGGAGTCCCGGCTGCCCGAGGACGACGAGCGGCCGCCAGAGGAATACGACCAGCCCTGGGAGTGGAAGAAGGAGCGGATCTCCAAAGCCTTTGCAG GTCCGTCGGAGGGGCTGGGGTACGGCCGCACCTcgccctgcagggaggagaaggcCAGGGCTGCCCTCAGGCATGGCTCCAGCAGCCTCAAGAGCACGAAGACACTGATGGCCGAGCCTGGCCCCTTCCTTGGGGAGAGGATtgaccctgccctgcccttggAGAGCCAGTG ctGGTACCATGGGGCCATCAGCCGGACGGACGCCGAGACGCTGCTGAGGCTGTGCAAGGAGGCCAGCTACTTGGTGCGCAACAGCGAGACCAGCAAGAACgacttctccctctccttgaa gagcagccagggcttCATGCACATGAAACTGTCCCGGACCCAAGAGAACAAGTACGTGCTGGGTCAGCACAGCCCGCCCTTCGACAGCGTGCCGGAGATCATTCACCACTACGCCAGCCGCAAGCTGCCCATCAAGGGGGCTGAGCACATGTCCTTGCTTTACCCGGTGGCTATCCGCACCCTATAG
- the SHF gene encoding SH2 domain-containing adapter protein F isoform X1 — translation MLLSGAAAGSERGGGGGGAGAGAGAGGAPQCVGSMARWLREHLGFRSAKPAPPAPPKPDYRAGPPPQPPPPPGGAAEPLAAAQPDIVAAYRLQKERDFEDPYSGAPPPAAPDGPRYVSPKHRLIKVEAVEKVPASPPPPPPPPLAPAAPSSPPAGPEPPDEPPQELAVLEDYADPFDAAQVAGSQAGLEKVTENDGYMEPYEAQKMMAEIRQKGLREAPARPLHLYDTPYEPVLGGLDVDGDRLACPRPRESRLPEDDERPPEEYDQPWEWKKERISKAFAVEIKVIKDLPWPPPVGQLDSRESPPDSEAGASVPPQHGQPSYEDANGPSEGLGYGRTSPCREEKARAALRHGSSSLKSTKTLMAEPGPFLGERIDPALPLESQCWYHGAISRTDAETLLRLCKEASYLVRNSETSKNDFSLSLKSSQGFMHMKLSRTQENKYVLGQHSPPFDSVPEIIHHYASRKLPIKGAEHMSLLYPVAIRTL, via the exons ATGCTGCTGAGCGGAGCGGCGGCCGGCtcggagcgcggcggcggcggcggcggtgcgggggccggggccggggccggcggggccccgCAGTGCGTGGGCAGCATGGCCCGCTGGCTCCGCGAGCACCTGGGCTTCCGCAGCGCCAagcccgctccccccgcaccgCCCAAGCCCGACTACcgcgccgggccgccgccgcagccgcccccgccgcccgggggcGCCGCCGAGCCGCTGGCCGCCGCCCAGCCCGACATCGTGGCGGCCTACCGGCTGCAGAAGGAGCGCGACTTCGAGGACCCCTAcagcggggcgccgccgcccgccgcccccgacGGGCCCCGCTACGTCTCGCCCAAGCACCGGCTCATCAAGGTGGAGGCGGTGGAGAAGGTGCCCGCCagtcccccgccgccgccgccgccgccgctggcaCCCGCCGCCCCCAGCTCGCCCCCGGCCGGCCCCGAGCCGCCCGACGAGCCGCCGCAGGAG ctGGCTGTCCTGGAGGACTATGCAGATCCCTTTGATGCAGCGCAGGTGGCTGGtagccaggcagggctggagaaggTGACAGAGAACGACGGATACATGGAACCGTATGAAGCCCAGAAGATGATGGCTG AGATCCGCCAGAAGGGCTTACGGGAGGCTCCCGCCCGGCCGCTGCACCTCTACGACACTCCCTACGAGCccgtgctgggagggctggacgTGGATGGCGACCGCCTGGCGTGCCCCAGGCCCAGGGAGTCCCGGCTGCCCGAGGACGACGAGCGGCCGCCAGAGGAATACGACCAGCCCTGGGAGTGGAAGAAGGAGCGGATCTCCAAAGCCTTTGCAG TTGAAATCAAGGTCATTAAAGACCTGCCATGGCCACCGCCGGTGGGACAGCTCGACAGCCGTGAAAGCCCCCCGGACAGTGAGGCCGGTGCCTCCGTCCCTCCACAGCACGGCCAGCCCAGCTACGAAGACGCCAACG GTCCGTCGGAGGGGCTGGGGTACGGCCGCACCTcgccctgcagggaggagaaggcCAGGGCTGCCCTCAGGCATGGCTCCAGCAGCCTCAAGAGCACGAAGACACTGATGGCCGAGCCTGGCCCCTTCCTTGGGGAGAGGATtgaccctgccctgcccttggAGAGCCAGTG ctGGTACCATGGGGCCATCAGCCGGACGGACGCCGAGACGCTGCTGAGGCTGTGCAAGGAGGCCAGCTACTTGGTGCGCAACAGCGAGACCAGCAAGAACgacttctccctctccttgaa gagcagccagggcttCATGCACATGAAACTGTCCCGGACCCAAGAGAACAAGTACGTGCTGGGTCAGCACAGCCCGCCCTTCGACAGCGTGCCGGAGATCATTCACCACTACGCCAGCCGCAAGCTGCCCATCAAGGGGGCTGAGCACATGTCCTTGCTTTACCCGGTGGCTATCCGCACCCTATAG
- the SHF gene encoding SH2 domain-containing adapter protein F isoform X3 — MEPYEAQKMMAEIRQKGLREAPARPLHLYDTPYEPVLGGLDVDGDRLACPRPRESRLPEDDERPPEEYDQPWEWKKERISKAFAVEIKVIKDLPWPPPVGQLDSRESPPDSEAGASVPPQHGQPSYEDANGPSEGLGYGRTSPCREEKARAALRHGSSSLKSTKTLMAEPGPFLGERIDPALPLESQCWYHGAISRTDAETLLRLCKEASYLVRNSETSKNDFSLSLKSSQGFMHMKLSRTQENKYVLGQHSPPFDSVPEIIHHYASRKLPIKGAEHMSLLYPVAIRTL; from the exons ATGGAACCGTATGAAGCCCAGAAGATGATGGCTG AGATCCGCCAGAAGGGCTTACGGGAGGCTCCCGCCCGGCCGCTGCACCTCTACGACACTCCCTACGAGCccgtgctgggagggctggacgTGGATGGCGACCGCCTGGCGTGCCCCAGGCCCAGGGAGTCCCGGCTGCCCGAGGACGACGAGCGGCCGCCAGAGGAATACGACCAGCCCTGGGAGTGGAAGAAGGAGCGGATCTCCAAAGCCTTTGCAG TTGAAATCAAGGTCATTAAAGACCTGCCATGGCCACCGCCGGTGGGACAGCTCGACAGCCGTGAAAGCCCCCCGGACAGTGAGGCCGGTGCCTCCGTCCCTCCACAGCACGGCCAGCCCAGCTACGAAGACGCCAACG GTCCGTCGGAGGGGCTGGGGTACGGCCGCACCTcgccctgcagggaggagaaggcCAGGGCTGCCCTCAGGCATGGCTCCAGCAGCCTCAAGAGCACGAAGACACTGATGGCCGAGCCTGGCCCCTTCCTTGGGGAGAGGATtgaccctgccctgcccttggAGAGCCAGTG ctGGTACCATGGGGCCATCAGCCGGACGGACGCCGAGACGCTGCTGAGGCTGTGCAAGGAGGCCAGCTACTTGGTGCGCAACAGCGAGACCAGCAAGAACgacttctccctctccttgaa gagcagccagggcttCATGCACATGAAACTGTCCCGGACCCAAGAGAACAAGTACGTGCTGGGTCAGCACAGCCCGCCCTTCGACAGCGTGCCGGAGATCATTCACCACTACGCCAGCCGCAAGCTGCCCATCAAGGGGGCTGAGCACATGTCCTTGCTTTACCCGGTGGCTATCCGCACCCTATAG
- the LOC134520403 gene encoding mitotic-spindle organizing protein 2-like isoform X1, whose amino-acid sequence MSEAAAGMAAAAAMAEARLRRKQLLSAEEAELFELAQAAGSGLDPEVFRVLLDLLRMNVAPLAVFQVLKSMCAGQRLPPGPEGGPPAAPAALPADTREPPEDGRAPAPLPPASALRPPRFGARPPPPRACPPPRGLPTPPAGRTARPAAGRGPRAGRAGPRGGSAGPRGARSV is encoded by the exons ATgtcggaggcggcggcggggatggcggcggcggcggcgatggcggAGGCGCGGCTGCGGCGGAAGCAGCTGCTGAGCGCGGAGGAGGCGGAGCTGTTCGAGCTGGCgcaggcggcgggcagcgggctGGACCCGGAGGTGTTCCG GGTGCTGCTGGACCTGCTGCGCATGAACGTGGCGCCGCTCGCCGTCTTCCAGGTGCTGAAGTCGATGTGCGCGGGTCAACGGCTGCCGCCGGGACCCGAGGgcggcccccccgccgcgccggcggCGCTCCCCGCCGACACCCGAG AGCCCCCCGAGGACGGCCGGGCCCCCGcgccgctgccccccgcctccgccctgCGGCCGCCGCGGTTcggggcccgcccgccgccgccccgggcctgcccgccgccccgcggcctCCCCACGCCGCCCGCCGGCCGCACCGctcgccccgccgcggggagggggccgcGGGCCGGGCGGGCCGGCCCTcgggggggctcggccgggccgcggggggcCCGCTCGGTGTGA
- the LOC134520403 gene encoding mitotic-spindle organizing protein 2-like isoform X3, whose product MSEAAAGMAAAAAMAEARLRRKQLLSAEEAELFELAQAAGSGLDPEVFRVLLDLLRMNVAPLAVFQVLKSMCAGQRLPPGPEGGPPAAPAALPADTRARGWGDWGGAAAATGLCCASASGEPQPSVPRFTRCCFTRS is encoded by the exons ATgtcggaggcggcggcggggatggcggcggcggcggcgatggcggAGGCGCGGCTGCGGCGGAAGCAGCTGCTGAGCGCGGAGGAGGCGGAGCTGTTCGAGCTGGCgcaggcggcgggcagcgggctGGACCCGGAGGTGTTCCG GGTGCTGCTGGACCTGCTGCGCATGAACGTGGCGCCGCTCGCCGTCTTCCAGGTGCTGAAGTCGATGTGCGCGGGTCAACGGCTGCCGCCGGGACCCGAGGgcggcccccccgccgcgccggcggCGCTCCCCGCCGACACCCGAG CGCGGggatggggggactgggggggggccGCTGCAGCCACCGGGCTGTGTTGTGCCTCGGCCTCCGGCGAACCCCAGCCCTCGGTACCTCGATTTACACGGTGCTGCTTCACTCGGAGCTAA